AAAGAAGATCATCCACATATAGCAGGAGCTTATGTTCGTGTCCCTCTCTAAAAATTGCCTCCTAAAACTAAATTGTGTGTGTCGAGACTAGGCAGAGAGTCGGAGTATCCACCCAACACAGACTCCAGACCTTTTAGTGCATCAATAGCTTTAAGGACTGCACTGTGATCATTCGCCAGAGAAGTTTCTTTCTTAGATGCAGCTTGCACTTCAGGGTTAGCATTAGCATTGAGGCTAGTAGCGGATTTTGCCTCCCTACGGTTGCTTCTTCCTATATTCATCCTGATTCAAGTTGAATTACGCTCAGAACAGCTAGACTCCGACACTTAAATGCTTATTTACCAGTATAGGTAGGTTTTAGGTAATAGTATTTAGGATAAGAGcaatattaaacaaaattttaagtTTCACGTGAAGACCTTACCAGTTTGCATCTTTGACACTGTCGACTGCGGTATGAAGGTGAGATTCCATGGCAGCGAGATAAATCGGTAAGTTGACCTTAAGTACACTGCACTGAAGTCTTTAGTGATGCACTTGATCACAGACATCATGAGCACTTCAGTAACAAGACAGCGGTCTTAGCTCTGTTACTTCAATACCTACTTCCGCTTTTTGTTTCTCACAACCAATCGTTTGGTTTACACTGCTCGTCTCGACCCGGTTTCTCTACTCATTTCCCCGCACTGGAACAGTTCAGTCAACTTCTCTTCGACTCTCCTTCTCTTCCTTTATTCTCTCACCCATTTCCTTTTTGCCGTCCTATGGGTGGAGACCAACTAAACAATGTTTACTGTCATCACAGAAAACACCAATAATcatgaatgcatgattatatgctgtcatggctttgcaatcaaaaaatgttgttataatagaggccaattgagaaaaaacagccatgaatataacgaaaaaagtacatttgcccagagtgtattgagtttttaaaaaaaaatttatttaaagcatttttccagaatatgtcaaaataagatgtccccaaatatcagtctgagcctcaaaatcaccccagaatggatgaaaatgacccaacagcacacaagtgAAAAGTTCACATTCCAGCCTTTATTCAGATGCTGTACGGTTATGTCTCATGTCTCTGAGGCAAATATTCAGCattttgttcatagtttgttcagCTGTTACCCCATAACTTTTTTCTGATGcgtttaccagtcaggcacagaatgaacaagcattccctgtctgctttacaaattttagaaaaacatgttgttgtaattatgaataaaaaaggCCACTTACAGATTTCTAATCTCTGTCTTATTAATAtgaccaaaattacttttatgatcaattatgtaaaaactctgaaaactggactgacatggTTTTAAattactataacttctatgttaagcggctttgacacaatttacattgtaaaagcactagataaataaagatgaactgaattgaatctgcttaaatatGTACACATTAATGGACCAaacaatatgatctgatttattttacatttaacatgcatcaaaattacagtgtgtgtagccaatgtttccagtgtcttttcacttttcagcttttagtgagagtttttaagacttaatgaaaactaatgttttatctatttcagacctaattaaagagaATGAGGAgggtaaagaggaggaacatcatgtcaaaagtgaggaaaaaactcatttacagactgatggcattttgaaaaggagagaccaGAATCATTTCACCTgcgctcagtgtggaaagagttttggaagaaaagaccatcttaagattcacatgatgatccacactggagagaaaccattcacatgcactcagtgtgggaagagtttcagccaatcatcatatcttaatctacacatgatgagccacactggagagaaaccattcttatgcactgagtgtgggaagagtttcagctgctcatcacaccttaatcaacacatgagggtccacactggagagaaaccattcacatgcactcagtgtgggaagagtttcagccaatcatcacaccttaataaacacatgaggattcacactggagagaaaccatttatatgcactcagtgtgggaagagttttaactgctcatcacaccttaataaacacatgaggatccacactggagagaaaccattcacatgcactcagtgtgggaagagtttcagccaattatcCAACCttcatcaacacatgaggatccacactggagagaaaccattcacatgcgctCAGTGTGGacagagtttcagccaatcatcacacctaaACAAACACACCAGTTTttgtctagtgtgaccgcagcttcagtgtgggatgagtttcagcaactcctcagaccttaataaacacatgaagacccacactggggagaaaccattcacatgcactcagtttGGGAAGAGTTTAAATCGATTAGCAAACCTTAAGGAACACATGAAGTTCCGCACTGGTGTaaaagagtatatgtgcttgagTGTAAGAAGGCTTTTATTACTGCTccaaaattgaaactgcaccagacaattcacaccggagagactGTAGAGgtttcacactgtgacaagaggtttaatcagttaacacatctgaaaacacaaaagaggattcacactagagagaaaccgtacagatctgatcagtCTACAGAGTTTCACTCATTCTGCACAGCTTTAGAAACACatggacaaaaagttgcacacatgacatgaatgcagcaaaacattttctcatgtgcacaggatgtttcatgtctgaataatgtttgaaaaggctgagtaaCGTTATACTGTTTTTCTACACTGCAGTAGGtcgggttgtaaatgtgttgcgctCCTCGCATTTACCGTAAACACAATGCTGGTGGCTGAGtaaagaacagtttcataaacatctggcacaCAGTACCTCTGTGGCTTAATTActctttgcaagtgattgtacaggtgcggatacatctgtactccactctccagtgtattcatgtagcttgtgttgttttggatgatgttctctgtctgactccctgaatgagaaacaaatcaaTGGGAAGACACCGTACAGTAAAGAAGCTGCTGTGGAGCTCCAGGACAGTTAGTTTGCTGTATACCAGGACCCCAAGTTTAGAAAGCTCATTCAATTGTTCTGTGTGCATCTTTTATTAGTTACgttttacaatattaaaacaCTGTGATGATCCCAAGACTCCAGATTGGAGTATGTGGTAAATCCTGATTTGATTCCTGCATTACTCATCCATGGGTATATAAACGTTGTGCTAGCTACCCCAGGACGCtgtggctactcaggagtcctcATGTCAAGACTTGCCATCTCATTGACTCTTTAACCTTATGGTGTTGTTTTGATTATATTctaagttctttatcttcattagtatccctagacatttgttggttgctttgattgattgttctatgagttgcattttataataaataatttgccttCAGGCTATTTTGTTGGTTCATCTTTCTTTTATGTTGCGACTCAAACAAGCGGGTCATAACACTTTGTAAAATGTGTCTGGTTgtgtccgagatcttgtcctttcagtcatgatcATAGGTGTGAGTAGGAACCTATATTGAGCGGTAAATTGAGAACATTGCCTTTCGTCTCAgctccttcaccacaacagacaatcacatcaactgcataactgctgctgctgcactgatccatcttttAATCTCACCAAACTGGAGATGGCCACCTTTTTCAAGTCAAGCACAGTGGTTTCTGACTTGTAGGTGCTGtttctttccctgccatgtcacactcagcagcaaattGTCCctctgcatgctgaaggtccatgtcctATGAATATGGAATCagtttagtctcaaaagaaattcatgcaaaagacacgatgtacacatgcgtagccaaactcacgtgcataaaatcaaattcacttgcgtgaaatatttatttatattcacaaaacattTTCACGTgctcaaaataaatatacattttcataaaatacgtttcacaaatgcaaaacaccatttgcaaatgtataagagtgtacaaaaagttttgaatgtttaaaacttgcgcgTTTATCCTggatgagaatgtgcaaatcctctttcacgtacaactccccctggatacgcgtatttttgagactttcctgccagaggcagggtaactcgtacctttcagccaatcagatgagagctgtagtcaatgacacCAACTCTGCGCTTCATTTGCGCAGACTTTTTCTCTCCAGCATGGTGAACAGAGAAAGCAGCAGTCGgagttgcactttttttttcatttatttaattatttgtctatagcctcactctttttatctattattttgcagcagctccgctcttatttatttattgtctcgcagcctcgTGAGCAGAATGTAGCCTGCAGAATGATGAAATATCATTCTGGCAATGCAAGCACAGCAGTACCATTGTGGTCTAGCGGTCAGCATGTTGTATTATCAAGCCACCGACCCGTGTTTGATCCTCACCAGagattaactcttttttttt
The Danio rerio strain Tuebingen ecotype United States chromosome 4, GRCz12tu, whole genome shotgun sequence genome window above contains:
- the LOC137491027 gene encoding uncharacterized protein translates to MAFIKEESEDVKIEETFTVNQEDLQEQTDLIKENEEGKEEEHHVKSEEKTHLQTDGILKRRDQNHFTCAQCGKSFGRKDHLKIHMMIHTGEKPFTCTQCGKSFSQSSYLNLHMMSHTGEKPFLCTECGKSFSCSSHLNQHMRVHTGEKPFTCTQCGKSFSQSSHLNKHMRIHTGEKPFICTQCGKSFNCSSHLNKHMRIHTGEKPFTCTQCGKSFSQLSNLHQHMRIHTGEKPFTCAQCGQSFSQSSHLNKHTSFCLV